From Streptomyces yatensis, one genomic window encodes:
- the pyrE gene encoding orotate phosphoribosyltransferase produces MRMSDARDALLQQIKDKAVVHGKVTLSSGREADYYIDLRRITLDAEAAPLVGQVMLEATADLEYDAVGGLTLGADPVATSMLHAAAARGRRLDAFVVRKAQKTHGMQRRIEGPDIAGRRVLVVEDTSTTGGSPLTAVEAAREAGAEVVAVATIVERGAAPAIADAGLPYLPAYSLADLELS; encoded by the coding sequence ATGCGCATGAGCGATGCGCGTGACGCCCTGCTGCAGCAGATCAAGGACAAGGCCGTGGTCCACGGCAAGGTGACCCTCTCCTCCGGGCGTGAGGCCGACTACTACATCGACCTGCGCCGGATCACCCTGGACGCCGAGGCCGCGCCGCTGGTCGGGCAGGTCATGCTCGAGGCCACGGCCGATCTGGAGTACGACGCGGTGGGCGGTCTGACGCTGGGCGCCGACCCGGTGGCCACGTCCATGCTGCACGCGGCCGCCGCGCGCGGCCGTCGGCTCGACGCCTTCGTGGTCCGCAAGGCCCAGAAGACGCACGGGATGCAGCGGCGGATCGAGGGCCCGGACATCGCGGGTCGCCGGGTGCTGGTGGTGGAGGACACCTCCACCACCGGCGGTTCGCCGCTGACCGCGGTGGAGGCGGCACGGGAGGCGGGTGCGGAGGTCGTCGCGGTCGCGACGATCGTCGAGCGCGGCGCCGCGCCTGCGATCGCGGACGCCGGGCTGCCGTACCTCCCGGCGTACTCGCTTGCCGACCTCGAGCTGAGCTGA
- a CDS encoding aldose 1-epimerase translates to MTTEETPETKGVRLTAGDAELTVSPENGCCIGSLRIGGTELLRQGPRFGAFPMVPWCGRTGLGRFRNGGQTHQLPINSPPHAIHGTGRNVAWSQVRTGQSTAAFTYELADPWPYEGRVTQTFELSPDSATVTMSVETDGDSFPAQVGWHPWFLRNLGDGGADAEIAFDAAWQEERGEDHLPTGRRIAPKPGPWDDCFGMPQGVDVTLTWPGRLELKVTSRTEWVVVYDEQAEAVCVEPQSGPPNGLNLLPRLVTPIDPLELSMTWSWRTLA, encoded by the coding sequence GTGACCACCGAAGAGACACCGGAGACCAAGGGCGTACGGCTGACCGCCGGGGACGCCGAGCTGACCGTCTCACCCGAGAACGGCTGCTGTATCGGTTCACTGCGCATCGGCGGTACGGAGCTGCTGCGACAGGGCCCGCGGTTCGGGGCGTTCCCGATGGTGCCGTGGTGCGGTAGGACCGGTCTTGGCCGGTTCCGCAATGGCGGGCAGACCCACCAACTGCCCATCAACTCCCCGCCGCACGCGATCCACGGAACCGGCCGGAACGTCGCCTGGAGCCAGGTCAGGACCGGCCAGTCCACCGCGGCCTTCACCTATGAACTCGCCGACCCCTGGCCGTACGAGGGCCGGGTCACCCAGACCTTCGAGCTCTCCCCGGACAGCGCGACCGTCACCATGAGCGTGGAGACCGACGGCGATTCCTTCCCGGCGCAGGTGGGCTGGCATCCGTGGTTCCTGCGGAACCTGGGCGACGGCGGTGCCGATGCCGAGATCGCCTTCGACGCCGCATGGCAGGAGGAGCGCGGGGAGGACCACCTCCCCACCGGCCGCCGGATCGCGCCGAAGCCCGGCCCCTGGGACGACTGCTTCGGCATGCCGCAGGGGGTGGACGTCACGCTCACCTGGCCCGGCCGGCTGGAACTGAAGGTCACCAGCCGCACGGAGTGGGTGGTCGTCTACGACGAGCAGGCGGAGGCGGTGTGCGTCGAACCGCAGTCCGGCCCGCCCAACGGCCTCAACCTCCTGCCGCGCCTGGTCACCCCCATCGATCCGCTGGAGCTCTCCATGACCTGGAGCTGGCGCACGCTGGCCTGA
- a CDS encoding SRPBCC domain-containing protein, giving the protein MEHEVFVPFPVDTVRLALAEPDRVARCVPGLQRDADEAAGPLSGRLRLRIGGSTITYRGVLRVGRRADAFEIEGEGTEARGSGSVKLALTVTPKPVEGGTELSCAGTVHSEGRLAEFDDEASTTVARRMLDRFASALTAGLQKSPITAVTEDEAPGRPTDEAAEDEAGDGDADAGKGAAAEESGLPTEAELPLSADDMDIDDVGDLEDVDDPDAVEEPVGFGDLADLDDLDDEPPAEAAHARRTMIGRSTEEVDHAPPRGRYAPVPAPETVSTSATLRWAAPAAAVVIASVVVVGRRVLRRRR; this is encoded by the coding sequence ATGGAGCATGAGGTGTTCGTTCCGTTTCCCGTCGACACCGTCCGGCTGGCGCTCGCGGAGCCCGATCGCGTCGCCCGTTGCGTCCCCGGGCTCCAGCGGGACGCCGATGAGGCCGCCGGGCCGCTTTCCGGCCGGCTGCGGCTGCGCATCGGCGGGTCCACCATCACCTACCGCGGCGTGCTGCGCGTCGGTCGGCGCGCCGATGCCTTCGAGATCGAGGGCGAGGGCACCGAGGCGCGCGGCAGCGGCTCGGTGAAGCTGGCGCTGACCGTGACGCCCAAGCCCGTCGAGGGCGGTACGGAGCTGAGCTGCGCCGGGACGGTCCACAGCGAGGGGCGGCTGGCCGAGTTCGACGACGAGGCCTCCACGACCGTGGCCCGCCGGATGCTGGACCGGTTCGCCTCGGCGCTCACCGCCGGGCTGCAGAAGTCCCCGATCACCGCCGTCACCGAGGACGAGGCCCCTGGCAGGCCCACCGACGAGGCCGCTGAGGACGAGGCCGGTGATGGTGACGCTGACGCCGGTAAGGGCGCCGCCGCGGAGGAGTCCGGGCTGCCGACCGAGGCCGAGCTTCCGCTGTCGGCCGACGACATGGACATCGACGACGTCGGCGACCTCGAGGACGTCGACGACCCGGACGCCGTCGAGGAGCCCGTCGGCTTCGGCGACCTCGCCGATCTCGACGACCTGGACGACGAGCCCCCGGCCGAGGCCGCCCACGCCCGCCGCACGATGATCGGCCGCTCCACGGAGGAGGTCGACCACGCCCCGCCGCGCGGCCGCTACGCCCCCGTCCCCGCGCCCGAGACCGTCTCCACCAGCGCCACCCTGCGCTGGGCCGCGCCCGCCGCGGCGGTGGTGATCGCCTCCGTCGTCGTCGTGGGCCGTCGGGTACTTCGCCGCCGCCGATGA